Proteins encoded in a region of the Equus asinus isolate D_3611 breed Donkey chromosome X, EquAss-T2T_v2, whole genome shotgun sequence genome:
- the LOC139042616 gene encoding histone H2B type W-T-like produces MAEPVAEPSSEESLGTTEPAEADPKSPKQKQPRPRRHRRRCLDSFATYFPRVLRRVHEGLSLSQEAVSVLDSFVKDILERIAGEAALLARSTKRSTISSREIQTAVRLLLPGEIGRHAVSEASKAVLRYTNRR; encoded by the coding sequence ATGGCTGAGCCTGTCGCTGAGCCTTCCTCTGAGGAAAGCCTGGGCACCACGGAGCCCGCGGAAGCCGACCCGAAGAGCCCGAAGCAGAAGCAGCCAAGgccccgccgccaccgccgccgctgCCTCGACAGTTTCGCCACCTATTTCCCCAGGGTTCTGAGGCGGGTTCACGAGGGCCTGAGCCTGTCTCAGGAGGCCGTGAGCGTCCTGGATTCCTTCGTGAAGGACATCTTGGAGCGCATCGCCGGCGAGGCCGCGCTCCTGGCCCGCTCCACCAAGCGCTCCACCATCTCGTCCAGAGAGATCCAGACCGCCGTGCGCCTGCTGCTGCCGGGGGAGATTGGCAGGCACGCCGTGTCTGAGGCCAGCAAGGCCGTCCTTAGGTACACCAACCGCCGCTGA